The Pogoniulus pusillus isolate bPogPus1 chromosome 27, bPogPus1.pri, whole genome shotgun sequence genome segment ATGAGAAGCACAGGAGCTGTTTAAATGGCATAGAACAGAGTCCTGCACTCTGAGCATCATCAGCAAACAATGAATTCAGCAAGGGCTGGACAGATCCAGCCCTTGGCTACCTACAGCTCTTGGCTTGCTGCATACTGTCAGCATGGCAGCAGGTCCAGAACACTAAAGGCTCCTTGGGGTCCTGCTGGTTTAGCTTTTAGtcacccaaacacacacactttgCCTGGTGCTTTGTAATTTTAGCATCTCTTTCTCCAGTTGTTGTGCATCccaaagaaaggagagaggccAAACTGAACTTCAAAGCAGTTGTTTAACATGGCTGAAAGAAGACTTCACAGGATTACCAACAACTCCATCCTGTGCCTCAGGAGCTGGCTGAAAATGGTGTGTATGTTGCAGAGCAGCATAAAAAGACAAGAGGATAAAGGACAACTGCCAGGATTGGCCTCTACAGGGCCACAGTTACCTCTGGGGAACGGTGGCCCAACAAAAGCCTCTCTCCATGGCCAGGGgcaagccctgcctgctcccagatTCCTTGGCTCACCAAAGGAGTACAGCTCACACTCACCCTTCAGCCCTCAGAAAGCCAGAGACAGCTTCTATATGATTAACAAATATAAAggctttatttcttcctttctgtctcTAGAATATATAAATAGATCATTCAGTTGGATTTGATGTAGCTAAATAGATTTTATCAATAAGTTATTTGGAgaatcttttgttttttttcccctaagttAGCAAGTCCTGTTACatccagggaagaaaaaaagctttagGAATGGTCCTTGAAATGATTCTGATTATCAAGCAGCCAATTATGGAAACCTCAGTGAGTTTTCATGCTGCCAAGAGATGGGTTTTAGACAGGATCCACACTTGGCACCTGTTTAAATGTGCAAAGGCAGCTCTCTTTCTTTAAAGCtcccctcctcacatccaaccctCACCCCACCTGTGCCATCTTCCACTCCAAGCTGACGACTTGACATAAAACCAATTGGCAACGCAGCAACCAAACACTTTAAAACAGCAATCtttaaagcaaaccaaagctgAAGTAACTTCCCTATCAGATTTAAACTCAATCCTCATTAACACAGCCCTGACATAAAACATTGCCACAGGCAAAGCCATTTGTAAGCCAAGCAAGTCTCAAACGAGTtagaaaaacccaaccaactcaCACTGCATGGATAAATCCCAAAGGATTAGTGTCAGAAAAGAGTTGGCAGCAAGagattggggaaaaaaaaaaccatgaagGCCTAAGAGAGTGGTTGAGGGATGTTGTTGCTGCAGGAAAGGTTTTCATCACTCCAGCttttcatctccttcctccACGTCTTTCAGACTGAGCACTTCCAGAGTTCCTTTCCCTTTGGTTTCACTCCGGACCAGCTCATCAATCTCTCTGAAGCAGCCAGGATCAATAAGGCACACCTGAAATGTTCCACATGGCAATGGTCAAAGAGCAGCAGTGGGTTTGCAGCAGCCTCTTTTCAAGGTCTGACATGAATGTTTAAAgaaatcaatcatagaatggtttaggttggaagggacctcaaagctcacccagttccaaccccctgccctaggcagggacacctcccactggaacaggttgctcaaggacctcatccaacctggccttgaacatctccagggaggttgtggagcacagaatcacccaatgtgatctttgatcacattgggtgattctgtgctccacaacctccctgggcaacctgtgccagtgtctcaccaccctcaacctgtgccagcgtctcaccaccctcactggaaagaacttcttcctcacatctagtttaaatctcccttcttccagttgaAACTTCATCAGGGAGGAATgatcctcttccagcttaagcCTCACTgatgagaggtgacctcattaatgtttataaaaatgtaaaggtgagtgtcaggaggctggagccaggctctgctgggtgatgccagatgacagcacaaggggcaatggtggaagctgaggcagaggaagtttcatttaaacacaaggaggaatttttttccctgtgagggtgccagaagcctggcacaggctgcccaggggagttgtggagtcttcctctctggaggtattcaaaacctgcctggatgtgctcctgtgtgatctgctctgggtgatgctgctgtggcaagggggttggactggctgagctttggaggtcccttccagcctctgacattctgtgattctgtgaaacccattactccttgtcctgtcattacaagaccttgtaaatagtccctccccagccttagtgtaggtccccttcagctactggaaatgATTAGTTACTGAGAAggactctgcagagctgctgagtgatTTCCATCAGTCTTTCCAGAGAAGCTCTGCAGTTCCACCTCCCCATGCTGGAAATGTCCTGTGCCAGTTGGCATTGAGAGATTCTAAGCTCTTCTCAGAAATATTTTTACTAATACCAAATattcattcacagaatcacagaatgggttgggttggaaaggaccttaaagatcatccagttccaaccttcctgccattatcagggacacctcccagtaggtcaggttgctcaaggccttatctagcctggccttgaacacctccagggagggagcagccacaacttccatgagcaacctgtgccagtgtctcaccagcctcacttgaaagaatttcttcctccagcctcaatctgcctgcctcaagcttcaatccattccctctcactcTACCACTACAAGCCCTACAGATTGTTTTTGAAAATCCTAATTAACCACTATCAAAACAGAGGCCTGAGCCACCAAATCAATCAATAACATTCCtgacaggcagagcagcagtgctgcaggacaaTCCCTGCTGAAACAAAGCACTCCATGCTTGTCCTCACCTTGAAATACAAACTCTCTACACTAAAACCTTGAAGCAGCAACCTCTCTACACTAGAAGTTACTTTCAAGCTTACATCCATCTTCTGATTTAGGATCTCTGGTCAACTTGCaattcagagaatggtttgggttggaaaggaccttaaagatcatccagttccacccccctgccctgggcagggacacctcccactagaccaggctgctcaaggtctcatctaaATAAGTTTCCACATACTAATTCACCTTCTAGTTTTCACTAGAAGCAAAATGGTAGTGAAGCCAAAGGATCACTGCTACCTACATTTTCTTTGACAAATTTTGTGGTTTAGGTCCAGAAACTTCAGAATTTGCCTTTGaactttgtcatagaatcatagaatcaagcaggttggaagagacctccaagctcatccagtccaacctagcacccagccctatccagtcaaccagaccatggcaccaaatgcctcaaccagtctcttcttgaacacctccaggtgtttGTGCTTTCTCTATCTACAAGTTCTGTGTCACATTTGTTCATTCTGCTTTGCCAGTGCTTCCAGACTTGTCCACTTTAATTTAGAGATAATTCCTCTCACaggtctgttttgttttctattgCTTTGTACCCATGAGGGAACCTCAGGAGCTCATCTAAAAAGCTTCTGCTGCATTTGCTTGTGGTTCATCCTCATTAGCCCATTTCTACCTTCTTGCTTGAATTGTTCAGGTTTCTATCTACAGAATTTGTGtggtcttttcttttctctagcAGTTCTGTAGTGGTTTACCATTAGACTCCAGCCTCATTTAGACACAAACTATCACTTAAAGCACCTGAAAAGCCTTCAAGCAATAGCGAGACACAATTCAATTAGGAATGTACTGCAATCAGATCAAGCCTGAAACCCAAGGACTGGTTGATCACTTACAATTTCCAACTGCTCATTGAAGTCTTCACTCTCAATAACTTTAATGAGTGGCTTGAGCTTCTCTTTCAGTTTCTTGCCCTCCTTCACTGGAAGGATAAATCGCAGCCTCATGTGAGCACGCTCGATCTGCATGGTCTCCTTCAGCcgcttgatcacctccagtgCCTGTAAAGACACGAAGAAGAAAGAGCATTTACCCTGCTCTTAAAACACACCACACACATCAGAACCTccaatcccttcccttgccttcatTTGGAATGGAACAGacatctaagatcatccagtccaaccattctctaacgctaccaaggctggtgccaaACCATGAGCGTCAGgaccacatctctgcttctctgaaacacctccagggatggggatttgaACACATCCCTggatagcctgttccagtggttcagaaccctttcagtgaagaggttTCTTCTGCTGTCCAATGTAAAccacccctggtgcaacttgaggccatttccactcCTTCtctactagggagaagagagcaacctcagcCTGGCTCTAGCCTCTTTCAGGGAGCTCAGGCACATTTCTCAGCACCGACTGCTGccattctgctgctggcagtttgTTGTTAGGCTGTTTTGAATGATTaaacaccaaaggcagagattttgCTGCCTGTGTTCACCTCAAACATTTAAACCCCCTCATTTGCAATACTGTTAAACAGCAGTTACACTGCAAAGCAAGACCCCCCAGTGGCTCAGACACAAAGCCTGATTTACCACTTCAATTTaaacaaaggaggaaaaaactcCTTTCTGTTCCAGCCTTAACATTGTTGTTGCTTTAATTAGttcctttctttcctgcctCCCCTGAACTGTTAGAAAACAAACTGCAGGAGTTTTAgaagctgcttgcagctggcattcagctgccagcaggctgagtAATCCCTCTGTGGGCTTCAGACCACAGGGCTTTGCTGAGCCCTCCGTGACTGCCAACAGAGAAACTGCGCTTGGAAGACAACAGCTCTGAGCAGAAGCTGACTGGGAGAGAAGTAGAAGAAAACCAacctgctgctttgtgctcttGTGTGGTTTGACAGAGTAGTGAATGTCCTTCATGGCTCTCTCTATCAGGATCACTGTGTAGGGCCTCTTTGTTTCAGGGTTCACACATTTGTCAGCCACTATAGTGGCGATGTCTCTAAACATCTGCTCCAGCTGTGTGTGCCGTTCTTTGTCTGACACCTGCAGCTCCCCCTTGGACAGTATCTGTGCAGCAAACACAAAGGAAGCAGGTAACAAACATCACAGATCTCACCAAAGAGCAAAACCCCAACAATTCAAGTTACATTTCATTGCCTGAATGGATTGGTTGGATGTGGAGAAGAGCAACAATCATTTAAACAAGGGCTGGGAAGTCTTCAGACAAAAACCCAAGCACACAAACACTGAGCTACAGAAAGAGAAGCAGGCAGGtcacaatgtcaggggctggaagggacctccaaagctcagccagtccaacctagcacccagccctagacaatcaaccagaccatggcactaagtgccccagccagaatttgcctgaacacctccagggacagcgactctaccacctgccacagcagagtctcctaaagcagatcacacaggagcacatccaggcaggttttgaatatctccagagagggagactccacaacccccctgggcagcctgtgccaggcttctgtcaccctcacagggaagaaattcctcctgatgtttccatggaacttcctatggtCCTTGAATGCTCACCACACACAGCAAGTCCATAGTTCATATCCTACCAAGGGCTAAgaaatcaggttggaagagacctccaagctcagccagcccaacctagcacccagccctagacaatcaaccacaccatggcactaagtgccccagccaggatttgcctgaacacctccagtcacacagactccaccacctccctgggcagcccattccaatgccaatcactctctctgacaggaactgcctaacaacatccagcctagacctgccctggcacagctccaggctgtgtccccttcttctgctgctggctgcctggcagcagagcccaaccccacctggctacagcctccctgcaggcagctgcaggcagcaatgagctctgccctgagcctcctctgctgcaggctgcacccccccagctccctcagcctctcctcacagggctgtgccccaggcccctccccagccttgctgcccttctccaaacaccttccagcacctcaacatctctcttgaattgagtggtcCAGAactgacacagcactcaagctgtggcctgagcagtgctgggcacaggggcagaagaacctcccttgtcctgctgcccaccctgctcctgagccagcccaggatgccattggctctgctgcccacctgggcacactgctgcctcctcttcagctactatctatcagtaccccccaggtccctttcctcctggctgctctccagctctaaAATTGAGAAAGCCTCTTCCAAGCAAAATATGTGCCACCTACCATCTTACAGATTTCTGTCTGGTCATCTGTCCCAAAGGCTTGAACAAGATCttcctttttggccacctgccCTTTGGAAACGTTGACAAACACTGTGTGTGTCTGCAGGACCTCGTCCAGGTCTTTCTCCCTGGAGATCAGGGTAGGGTTAGGAAATGTGCTGGGTCAGCATTGTGAGAAAGCACACAGGagcttgcagagagcaggaacaaGTCCTGCTGCCAAGGGATGACTCACTGGAGCCTGGAAACTTCTGTTACCGAAACGTCAACACCAGGGATGGGCAGGGGTGCACAGTGCCCCGGGGTGCTTGCCCCTTCACTGCTCCACACCGGCAGCACCATCTCCCCGTGATTCACGGGACAGCTGGATGCCGTGGGGGCAGTGGATGCCGTGGGGGCAGTGGATGCCGTGGGGGCAGTGGATGCCGTGGGGACAGCTGGGTGTCGTGGGGACAGCTGGGTGTCGTGGGGGCAGTGGATGCCGTGGGGACAGTGGATGCCGTGGGGGCAATGGATGCCGTGGGGGCAGTGGATGCCGTGGGGGCAGTGGATGCCGTGGGGACAGCTGGGTGTCGTGGGGACTCCCTGCCACCGGCCTCCCCCGCCTCAGAACCGGGTCCCGAcacagccctccccagccacTCCATGCTCAGGCCCCACCGgagccgcctcctcctccttccccccccgcTCTCTCCACAGTCAGGCCTCACAGTCAGGCCTCCCCTGGCTGCCTCCATACCCAGGGCCCACACGGCTCTCGCCGCCGCCCCGATCGAGGCCCCACACTGGCCTCTCCCTAGGCCGGCTCCTCTCGGCCAGGCCCCGGCGGCGGCGCCCGCCGGTGACTCACGCTCCGCTGCGCCATCCCATGACCTTGTTGCGGTAACAGGCGATCTCGAAGCGCTTCCCGCCGCGCCGAGCCCTCACCACGGCCACGTTGGTGAGGCGGATCTGGTTGGTGGGGGTGAAGATGGacatggcggcggcggcgacggCCCCGGAGCCGGGAGagaggggcggggcggggcggggggcggggcTGAGGGGGCACCGCCCCCCCACGCTGCCTCCTCATTGGGCGAAGCCTCGCTTGTGCCCTCCCTCCGGCGTGCCAATAAAAGGTGTCCGGAGGGAGCGCGGAGAGGCGGCGGTGGTGGCCGAccggaggggaaggagaagagtgtGGCGCATGGGCTGAAGAGTGGTTCCGCTGGTGGGGGAGCGAGCATGGAGGGCCGAGGTGAGTGTGGGGGCCGGGCCTGGGGGCTCGCAGCCCTGAGGGGGGCGTGCGTGTGCGGTGGGAACCGTTCTGCCTGCGTCTGGGGGGGGCTCAAACCGGAGGGAAGAGACTGTGGAGGCCTCAGACCCAACGAGGGATGTATCCAGGGGGCTTAGAACCGTGAGGAGAGGCTTCAGGCCGTGAGGGAGGGGTGCGGGTGCGGTTAAGACCAGTGAGGGATGTGccggaggaggagaggggagcggGTGGAGGCGCTCCCAGAcggggaggggagggtgggggggatgTGGGGTAGTAACTGTGAGGGGAGGGGGTGTATGAGGGGGGTAGTAACTGTGAGGGGAGGGGGTGTGTGAGGGGGTAGTAACTGTGAggggagggggtgtgtgtgagGGGGGTAGTAACTGTGAGGGGAGGGGGGTAGTAACTGTGAGGGGAGGGTGTGTGTGAGGGGGGTAGTAACTGTGAGGGGAGGGTGTGTGTGAGGGGGGTAGTAACTGTGAGGGGAGGGGGGTAGTAACTGTGAGGGGAGGGGGTGTGTGAGGGGGGTAGTAACTGTGAGGGGAGGGGGTGTGTGAGGGGGGTAGTAACTgtgaggggagggggggtgtgTGAGGGGGGTAGTAACTgtgaggggagggggggtgtgTGAGGGGGGTAGTAACTgtgaggggagggggggtgtgtgtggggggcagcaACTGTGAGTAActgtgggggggtgtgtgtgtgaggggggcAGCAACTGTGAggggagggtgtgtgtgtgaggggtgTAGTAACTGTGAGGGGAGGGTGTGTGTGAGGGGGGCAGCAACTGTGAGGGGGTAGTAACTGTGAGAGGAGGGTGTCtgtgggggggggcagcaaCTGGGAGGGGGGGCCAgcaactgggggggggggggtgtggggagtGGGGTAGTAACTGCGAGGGGGGTAATAACTGGGAAAGAATAATTTGGGGAGTGGGTGATAAGGGGTGTTT includes the following:
- the SBDS gene encoding ribosome maturation protein SBDS translates to MSIFTPTNQIRLTNVAVVRARRGGKRFEIACYRNKVMGWRSGAEKDLDEVLQTHTVFVNVSKGQVAKKEDLVQAFGTDDQTEICKMILSKGELQVSDKERHTQLEQMFRDIATIVADKCVNPETKRPYTVILIERAMKDIHYSVKPHKSTKQQALEVIKRLKETMQIERAHMRLRFILPVKEGKKLKEKLKPLIKVIESEDFNEQLEIVCLIDPGCFREIDELVRSETKGKGTLEVLSLKDVEEGDEKLE